The Bacteroidales bacterium genome includes the window GAAAGCTGGGAAATATCAGGAGTAAAAGGAAATATTTCTGTTGTTGCAGAAGGATTTCTCAAAGGAAACTCCCTTCAGGAACTGGTTGAGGTCTATATGGGCGACCTTGTTGGTGATAAAATCTACGAGCGTTTCGGAATCGAATTCCCTTTGCTGATTAAATTTATTGATGCCAATCAGGATCTGTCCATTCAGGTTCATCCCGATGATGAGACGGCACGGATACGGCATAAGGCCTTTGGAAAAACGGAGATGTGGTATGTGCTTGAAGCAGATGAGGGTTCGGCCCTTTATTCCGGTTTCAGGCGAAAAGTGTCACGCGACGAGTATCTGCATCATCTGGAAAACGGAACCCTTTCCGAAATTCTGAACCGGGAGGAGGTGCATCCGGGCGATGTGTTTTTCATTCCGGCCGGAAGAATTCATGGAATAGGCAAAGGTATTTTGCTGACCGAGATTCAGCAGACCTCCGATATTACGTACCGGGTATACGACTGGGGCCGGGTAGATAAGGAAGGCCTGCCCAGACCCCTGCACACTGACCTTGCTCTGGATGTTATCAACTTTGGAGATACCGGCCCGTTCAAAACCGTTTACAGTCCCCGGCTCAACCGGCCGGTCAAGCTTGTCCAGTGCCCGTATTTTACTACCCAGCGTCTCGACGCTGATCAAACTGTTACCCGGGATTATTTTGCTCTTGATTCATTCGTCATTTATATTTGTACTTCCGGTTCCTTTACCATCCATTACGGTGAAGAGAAACCTGTCACACTGGTGCGGGGTGAAACTATCCTTATACCAGCCGAAATCAAGCAGGTTACTCTTGTACCCGAGGGTCAGGGAACCCTTCTGGAGGTTTTTGTTCCATAACCTTACGTAAGAGCCAGCAAGCAGGTATTTGCGGTATGAAAATTACGGAGGCAGAATTTACGGGATCTTTTACTGAGAGGGGAAAATGCCCTCCTGCCGTTTTCCCCGAATTTGCCTTCATCGGACGTTCCAATGTCGGGAAGTCTTCCCTGATCAATATGCTTTGCAACAGGAAGAACCTTGCCCGGACTTCATCCACACCGGGGAAAACTCTGCAGATCAACTTCTTCCTCATCAACCGGACCATCT containing:
- a CDS encoding mannose-6-phosphate isomerase, with protein sequence MPGLYPLKFKPIFKPYIWGGSRLQTSLGKKIPGYPTAESWEISGVKGNISVVAEGFLKGNSLQELVEVYMGDLVGDKIYERFGIEFPLLIKFIDANQDLSIQVHPDDETARIRHKAFGKTEMWYVLEADEGSALYSGFRRKVSRDEYLHHLENGTLSEILNREEVHPGDVFFIPAGRIHGIGKGILLTEIQQTSDITYRVYDWGRVDKEGLPRPLHTDLALDVINFGDTGPFKTVYSPRLNRPVKLVQCPYFTTQRLDADQTVTRDYFALDSFVIYICTSGSFTIHYGEEKPVTLVRGETILIPAEIKQVTLVPEGQGTLLEVFVP